GGGCTGCGCGTCGAATACCGCGGCGACGGACGAACCGTCGTCGGCGCCGACGACGTCTCCTTCTCCATCGGCGCCGGAGAGATCTTCGGCCTCGCCGGAGAATCCGGCTGCGGCAAGTCGACCATCGCCAACGCGGTGATGCGGCTGCTGAAGCCCCCGGCGGAGATCACCGCGGGCAGCATCCGCTTCCAGGGCAGGGACGTCCTCGCCCTGGACGCACGCGAGCTGCGCGCCTTCCGGTGGCGGGAGATCGCCATGGTCTTCCAGTCGGCGATGAACTCGCTCAACCCCGTCCTGACCATCGGCGAGCAGATCGTCGACATCTTCACCACCCACGAGCGGATGAAGAAGCGGGCCGCGCGGGAGCGGGCCGGCGAGCTGCTTCAGCTGGTCGGCATCGACCCGGGAAGGCTGAAGGCGTACCCGCACCAGCTCTCCGGCGGCATGCGCCAGCGCGTGGTCATCGCCATGGCCGTCGCACTCCGCCCCCGGCTGCTGATCATGGACGAGCCGACCACCGCGCTCGACGTGGTCGTGCAGCAGGAGATCATGGCGCAGATCCGCGACCTCCAGCGGGAGCTGGGCTTCTCCATCCTCTTCATCACCCACGACATGTCCCTGATGGTCGAGCTGTCGGACCGCATGGGTGTGATGTACGGCGGACGGATCGTCGAACTCGCCGACGCCAAGGACTTGTTCGCCCATCCGCTGCACCCCTACACCGAGGCGCTGATGAACGCCTTCCCGCCGCTGACCGGCCCGCGCCAGGAACTCACCGGCCTCTTCGACGCCCCGCGCACCGCCGACAGTTGCGGCTTCCACGTCCGCTGTCCCGAGGACCGCTCGGACTGCTCCATGAACATCCCCGACCTGCGCGAGATCGCGCCCGGCCGCTGGGTGGCCCGCAGCCTCGAAGGAGCCCCCCGATGACCGAACCCCTGCTGTCCGTACGCGGTCTGACCAAGGACTTCCAGGTCGGCACCGTCTTCTCCCGGCGCCGCGTCCGTGCCGTCAACGACGTCTCCTTCGACCTGCCGGCCGGCCGGATCACCGCCCTGGTCGGCGAGTCCGGCAGCGGCAAGTCCACCATCGCCCGCTGTCTCGCCCGCCTCGAACAGCCCTCCGCCGGACAGGTGCTGCTCGACGGCGAGGACATCCTGCGCACCGAGCGACGCCGGGCGTCACGGGCCTACCGCCGCAAGGTCCAGATGGTGTTCCAGGACCCCTTCGGCTCGCTCAACCCCGTCCACCGTATCGAGCACTTCCTCACCCGGGCGCTCGTCCTGCACGGCCACTCCGCCACTCCCGAGGCGCTGCGCGAGCTCATAAAAACGGTCGGCCTGACCGAGGACATGCTCCAGTCCTACCCGCACGAACTCTCCGGCGGCCAGCGTCAGCGCGTCTCCATCGCTCGCGCGTTGGCGGTGGAACCGCGCATCGTCCTGGCCGACGAACCGACGTCGATGCTGGACGTCTCCGTGCGCGTCGGCGTGCTCAACCTGATGCGGCGCCTGCGCGACGAGCGGAACATCGCCATGCTCTACATCACCCACGACCTGGGCTCCGCCCGCTACCTCGCGGACACCACGATGGTCATGTTCGCCGGCGAACTCGTCGAGGGCGGCGACGCGTTGGCGGTGATGGACGCCCCCGCCCACCCCTACACCCGCCTCCTTCTGTCCGCCGTGCCCGATCCCGAACGGGCCGGCAGCTACGACCCCGTCGAGCGCGCCCGCCTGCGCGAGGCGATCCTCAACCCCA
This Streptomyces sp. NBC_00377 DNA region includes the following protein-coding sequences:
- a CDS encoding ABC transporter ATP-binding protein; this encodes MEPVLEVNGLRVEYRGDGRTVVGADDVSFSIGAGEIFGLAGESGCGKSTIANAVMRLLKPPAEITAGSIRFQGRDVLALDARELRAFRWREIAMVFQSAMNSLNPVLTIGEQIVDIFTTHERMKKRAARERAGELLQLVGIDPGRLKAYPHQLSGGMRQRVVIAMAVALRPRLLIMDEPTTALDVVVQQEIMAQIRDLQRELGFSILFITHDMSLMVELSDRMGVMYGGRIVELADAKDLFAHPLHPYTEALMNAFPPLTGPRQELTGLFDAPRTADSCGFHVRCPEDRSDCSMNIPDLREIAPGRWVARSLEGAPR
- a CDS encoding ATP-binding cassette domain-containing protein translates to MTEPLLSVRGLTKDFQVGTVFSRRRVRAVNDVSFDLPAGRITALVGESGSGKSTIARCLARLEQPSAGQVLLDGEDILRTERRRASRAYRRKVQMVFQDPFGSLNPVHRIEHFLTRALVLHGHSATPEALRELIKTVGLTEDMLQSYPHELSGGQRQRVSIARALAVEPRIVLADEPTSMLDVSVRVGVLNLMRRLRDERNIAMLYITHDLGSARYLADTTMVMFAGELVEGGDALAVMDAPAHPYTRLLLSAVPDPERAGSYDPVERARLREAILNPTSCPYDDDGTCSRTESVRHIVGEDDGQPHWVRCHLRAPASDIARRVLKATDRPDGEATDDTDATEKAETTAA